GCGATGTATCAGAAAATCTGTATCAGTTACTCATAAGCATCAGAGCGCGATCCGCCTTTTCCGAAAGCGCTCGCCCGGCTTGGTTGAGGTTTAATCGCGAGCCAACCCTGTCAAAAAGCTTTATTTGAAAAACATCTTCAATTTTCCGAAGCCGATGGCTAACGGCAGGAGGAGTAAGCCCTAGGATCTGAGCGCCTGTCGACGGTCGGCCTCCGTTAAGTAAATGCTGGAGCAAGATGAGGTCATCAATATCCAGCATACGTAACTTCTTGTACTTCTCGTTCTGACTCTCCATGAGTACCTCCCCAATGTGTGTATCTCAAACTAGCAATGTGCAATAGGCGGATGATTTCCCCCTATTGAATCCAAAACTGGCCAAGAGGTCAACTTATATTCTAATTTAAATATTCTGCGACGTTCCATGGGAAATTTTTAACACAGCCTTTAGGTTGGATTTTGATATTTATATCAGTGAGTTACTGAATGTCTGAGTCACTGATTGTAGGGTTTGTAAAAAGTGAGCTTGCCAATACTTGACGAACGGCATCCTCATATCCTAACTTAGGGTCAAATTGAGTTGTTGATATCATCACACAAATGCTCCTTTAGCCTGTAGTACAACACTGCGTTCACACTAAGACTAATCAAAGATAATTCTTTGAATGGGTGTACTATGGACATTTTTCGCTACACAGATTACAGGGATATCCTTCGTGAGGAACTCGTACGAAGGGTGCAGCAAAACCCCAACTATTCACAGGGGGCTTTTGCCCGGGACATTTCATTAACCCCTAGCCGCTTGTCAGAGATACTTAACGGCAAGCAAGGAATCTCGGTGCGAGTAGCGATTGATATCGCGAAGCATCTAAAATTTTCCGAAGATCAGTGCAATTTTTTCGGCGATCTTGTGGAAAGTCAGCATGGCAGAAGCCGTTTGTCTCGAGAATCGGCTCGTGCTCGACTTGACCGCTATCGCCACTCAAGAACGTTTTCGACAAGGCTTGAAGCGATCCAAGAGCTACTGTCGAAGTGGTACTACTTGGGCATTTTAGAACTTATCAAGGTTGAAGGCTTTGCAGTCACCCCCGAGGCGATCGCGACTGCACTCAAAATCGATTTGCAAGAAGCAGATCGAGCTCTCAATCGACTCAAGGACATGGGGCTATTAACGGTAAACTTCGGTCAATACCAACGATCGAGTCATCAAAACGGCGTGTCTGGCAATCTTGGTGATCCAGGCTTGCTGAAGTTTCACTCGCAGATGATCGATCTAAGTTTACGTCAGCCTCATAAACAGGACGAACAGCATGTCCATGATTTCATTATGTCCATTGACTCTAGCAAGTTGTCTTATTTGCTAACTTACCTGAAGGAGTCGTTGGAATATTTCGTGGGTAGGGCTGATGATGGTACGAAAAAGGATTCAGTCTACGGACTTTCTGTGTCTTTTTTCCCCATAAGTGCTGAGGCACCGGCAAAAACTTAGTGTGTATCGGGACTGAGTTGGTTATTACATAGGAGTTGCTAATCAATTCGAGGGTCCTATTTTGGCTAAGTTTCTTGCTCTGTTTATCCTGATCCAAAGTCAAATCTCTTTCGCTGGTAGAATTGCGTTTCTCGGAGATAGCATCTCGACAGGAGGGGCCGCCCACCCCTACCTAGCTTTGGAGCCTGAAAGGTTTCGCAAAGTTTTCTTGGGAGAGGTCCCTATCGAGCCTGATAGGTCCTATAGAAAAATGATTTCTGACTTGGGCTATAGTTACTCCGATACACAGGCACCGATTCGGCTGCGTCGATCCTATAGAGAGTTTCAACATCCTGCATTTTGGTTTTTCGACAATCTCTGGACGAGCTTTGGGGCTGAGTTCTTAGATGCTGAAGAGTACGCTTGGTCTTATCTATTGGGAAGACGATTGGGCTATCAAAGCAACGAGATTCTCATCGCTGCGAGAGATGGAGAAAAGATGTCTCACGGTGTCAGACAGGTCGATAGAATTCTCGATTACACAGAAGGTGTCCTGCCTGAAAAACTGTTTATATTTTTTACTGGTAACGATTTGTGCGGTCCAACCATTGAGCACGTGACATCCAGTGATGATTTTGAAAGCGAGCTGAGAGATCTCCTGCGGTACTTAAAAGTAAACGGCATACCAGCGCCGGGAGGCACGACTGTTTATGTCATGAACCCTGTTGGTATTATCCAGATTGCAACGTCCTCAAAAATCCTATCCCACCGGGTGCCTTACCAAGGCAAAGAGCTAAGTTGTAAAGAAATTCAAACTTTAGATCCGGCTAAGGTAGCTCAGGAAAATTCAAGTTCTCAATTAGCACAGGCTGATTTTTTAGATCTGGTGATCAACTCCATTGCCAATTCGCCGGCAGGATATTGTATGACCTTATTCGCTATTCATAAGGGTGACACCCAAATGCAGATTGCTCTTAGCAATCGTATTCAAGACTATCGCAAGAGTATTACTAAACTGGTCAAAGAGTTTAGTGATATGGCTGGTACTGACATTTTGTTTAAGCAGCTTACCTCAACAAACGATATCTTGTTTGAGGGCGATGAGATGGCCAATGACTGCTTTCATCTTGCTTTGAAAGGTCATCACAGGATTGCGGACTCGATCTTCAACGAACTCAAGAAATAAAGAAGGGAGCTACCATGCTCCCTTTCACCATTTAGCGCTCAAGTTTCGCGTACCGAACTCTCTTAGGAGTGAGGCTGTCGACTCCCAGCCGTCGCTTTCGATCTTCTTCATACTCTGAGTAGTTGCCTTCGTACCAATAAACTTCACTATCTCCTTCAAAAGCCAGAATATGTGTGGCGACCCGGTCAAGGAACCAGCGGTCGTGACTAATCACGACAGCACAGCCACCAAAGGCCAGTAAGGCGTCTTCAAGTGCTCGCAGAGTTGCAACGTCGAGGTCGTTGGTAGGCTCGTCAAGTAACAAGACATTTGCTCCAGATTTGCACAACATAGCTAGTTGAATGCGATTGCGTTCACCCCCAGAGAGAGCACCTACCTTCTTTTGTTGATCCTGGCCAGTAAAGTTGAAGCGTCCTACGTAGGCACGTGCGTTGACTTCCAATCTGCCGAGTTGAATAACTTCTTGGCCTTCCGATATCGCTTCGTAAATGGTTTTGTTTGGATCTAGAGCAAGCCTAGACTGCTCCATGTATCCAACCTTTGCCGTCGCGCCGACACGGAAACTACCCGAATCAGGTTCTTCCATACCGGTAATCAGCTTGAAGAGAGTTGTTTTACCAGTACCGTTAGCTCCCACAATACCGACAATGCCACCAGCAGGTAAAGAAAAGCTCAAGTCCTTATAAAGGAGCTTATCTTCGAATGACTTGCTGACGCCGCTGGCTTCGATCACCACATCACCCAATCGAGGGCCGGGCGGAATATATAGTTGCAGATCTTTTTGAAGAGCTTCGTTTCCTTGATCCAAAAGT
The sequence above is a segment of the Pseudobacteriovorax antillogorgiicola genome. Coding sequences within it:
- a CDS encoding LysR family transcriptional regulator; its protein translation is MESQNEKYKKLRMLDIDDLILLQHLLNGGRPSTGAQILGLTPPAVSHRLRKIEDVFQIKLFDRVGSRLNLNQAGRALSEKADRALMLMSN
- a CDS encoding TIGR02147 family protein, which codes for MDIFRYTDYRDILREELVRRVQQNPNYSQGAFARDISLTPSRLSEILNGKQGISVRVAIDIAKHLKFSEDQCNFFGDLVESQHGRSRLSRESARARLDRYRHSRTFSTRLEAIQELLSKWYYLGILELIKVEGFAVTPEAIATALKIDLQEADRALNRLKDMGLLTVNFGQYQRSSHQNGVSGNLGDPGLLKFHSQMIDLSLRQPHKQDEQHVHDFIMSIDSSKLSYLLTYLKESLEYFVGRADDGTKKDSVYGLSVSFFPISAEAPAKT
- a CDS encoding SGNH/GDSL hydrolase family protein, with the protein product MAKFLALFILIQSQISFAGRIAFLGDSISTGGAAHPYLALEPERFRKVFLGEVPIEPDRSYRKMISDLGYSYSDTQAPIRLRRSYREFQHPAFWFFDNLWTSFGAEFLDAEEYAWSYLLGRRLGYQSNEILIAARDGEKMSHGVRQVDRILDYTEGVLPEKLFIFFTGNDLCGPTIEHVTSSDDFESELRDLLRYLKVNGIPAPGGTTVYVMNPVGIIQIATSSKILSHRVPYQGKELSCKEIQTLDPAKVAQENSSSQLAQADFLDLVINSIANSPAGYCMTLFAIHKGDTQMQIALSNRIQDYRKSITKLVKEFSDMAGTDILFKQLTSTNDILFEGDEMANDCFHLALKGHHRIADSIFNELKK